A part of Acropora palmata chromosome 6, jaAcrPala1.3, whole genome shotgun sequence genomic DNA contains:
- the LOC141884606 gene encoding discoidin, CUB and LCCL domain-containing protein 2-like, protein MENGGVLDEQITASSELNDNSAAYQGRLNVNESVQGSTVKSGAWVAGTSDQSQWLQVDLYDKESLIRRVATQGRNQDDSWGLANSQWVERYNLQYSNDGRDFEYYHEQGKSKAKEFTGNTDENSIVSHDLIPPIRGRYIRFRPTAWHQHISMRVELYGCCGTLS, encoded by the exons ATGGAGAATGGAGGAGTACTAGATGAACAAATTACTGCGTCTTCAGAATTGAATGATAATAGTGCCGCCTATCAAGGAAGACTCAACGTTAATGAATCTGTCCAGGGAAGCACTGTTAAATCAGGAGCATGGGTGGCTGGTACAAGCGACCAAAGTCAGTGGCTACAAGTTGATTTGTACGACAAAGAATCACTCATAAGACGTGTGGCGACGCAAGGAAGAAATCAAGATGATTCCTGGGGTCTAGCTAACAGCCAGTGGGTGGAGAGGTACAATCTGCAGTACAGTAACGATGGGCGTGACTTTGAATATTATCATGAACAGGGGAAAAGCAAAGCTAAG GAATTCACTGGCAACACAGATGAGAACAGTATTGTGTCTCATGACCTGATTCCTCCAATCAGAGGTCGTTACATCCGTTTTCGACCAACAGCTTGGCATCAGCACATATCTATGAGAGTGGAGCTTTACGGCTGTTGTGGTACGTTAAGTTAA